The genomic segment TCCGACAGTCTTAATTACCGTACCGATGCGGAAGACAACATCTACCATAAGGATCCCAACCGGGAAGAACGAAAAAAGCTCATAGAAAAAGAGGTTGCAGCTCTCAACTGGCTGCAGAGGTTTTTTCTGTGGATGAGAATGACTTTTTCCGGGAAACCCCTGAACCAGGTCGTCAGTGAGAACAAATTACGATCGATACAGCGGCGGGTGAACCGAAAGGTCCCGGGCTTCGCCGGATTCGATACCCAGGTATTGTATCCGGCCTTCGCACTGAAGGTTTTTGAGCTCTTCAAGGCTGTTCTGCCCCTCCGGGAGCCCTTTAAACGCTTCTGGTCTGAGGGTGAACATTTTCAGGCGATTCTGGCTGCCGTAATCGAGGAACGTCTGGGCGAACCTCGACAAAAAGTTGAAGATCTCATTACAACCGACGAAATGGTAGAGATTTATTCCCGGAAAGGAACCCGTGCTGCCGTTCGCAGCGAGTTTATTTCCAGGCTCCAGTCTTACACCGATACCCTGGGGGATGATATTTTTCATAACCTGGAGGAGGAAATTCTTCCCGTCTATTATATAAAGGAACTGGTAAGCTTTCCTTTTCATTCGTTTTTTGAAATGTTTCATTATGTACCGCCCCGGGACCCCGGAGAGAGCGCACCGTTTTTTAAAACCGCCTCCGCCAATTTGAGCCTGGATCTTATAGAGCGTCTCTACTATGCCGTCTATATTATTTCAAAGGCGGATGACAAAGGAGAACTGAACGTAAACCTTCTCAGGCGTCTGTTCAGTAATGAAGATCAGGATGACGTATACAGCGAAGAGCAGATAATTCAAGGCATTAAGGACGTAATCAAGCTGGGGAAAAGTTTTTACAACGATGTACCTCTGGCGGATATAATCCGATTTTTCCGCAAAGATCCCTATTATCAGCTGATTTTCTATATGCCCACAATGAATCTGAAGGATTTTTATCTGTCGATACTGAAAATCCGATTGCTTTCTGATCTCGATGAGGTGTTCGACAAGGTGCGGGATACCTATATTGAACGTGAGACGGCGAAATTTTTCAAGGAAAAACGCTACTTTAACTTTCCCTATTACCGGGTATACATGAGTATTGATTATAAAGCTGCTGATTTGCCCTTTTTTATCCATACTCGTTCAGTCTCTCTTGTCTATAATTATCTGAAGATTTTCTACCGGGAGTATATGCAGGAGATTGTCAGGATACTGGAACGGAACGTCCTTGATCAGAATCGAATTACCCGGGACCTTCTTTTGTCCCATGCCGCGAACCTGGAAGATCTGGAAGACAAGATAAAACAGTTCGACTATTCCCTTTCTCCGGACTCGGAGGACGGAAAGCTTTTTCAGCGTTTGCGTTTTTCCCTGGCCGGGGATCCTTCTCATCAGCGTATGTACCGGACCCTGGTGGTACAGAAGGACCGGGAGGTAAAAACGCTTCTCGACCGCTCCCACGAATCCCTGGAGGGACTCTCAAAAATATTCCAGGAACTCATTCTTACCAGATCCGACAGTATCAGGATACAGCTGAAAAGTCACTTTTTACTGAACGGAAAATCCACAAGCCTTGAATCGGCTCTTAAGCACTGGACCAGGCATATTAACGATTTTCTGATTCTTTTTAATCAGGTGCTGCGGATCGAAAAGGGCAGATCCTCGTAGTAGGATTTCAGGCGTTCACAGGTTTTGCGGGGATCCTCCACCAGGACTCTTTTGCCACCCATGAGCTCCGGTATTCCTATTTCATTGGGGTAGCGGGGAATGATGTGTTCATGCAGATGGGATATCGAAGCCCCGGCCGCCAATCCCATGTTTACTCCAACGTTGTAGGCATGGGGTTGATAGACCGAATCCAGCATATCCAGCAGATAGTTTCGCAGCTGCCAGAGCTCCGTCTGTTCTTCGTCGGAAAGCGTGCGTAAATCCTCCGTATGCCTCAGAGAGAAAATCAGCAGGTGACCTGGATTGAAGGGATAGAGATTGACGCTGACCCCGAACCTGGCAGTACAGAAGACAATGAGATTGCTTACATCCGTATCGCCCCGGGTCAGTTTGCACAGAATACACCCGTCGGGGCGCTTGCCGTGAACATAATCGCCCTTGGCGAAATTCAGAAAATAATCCATGGGAATGCCGTTCTCCTAGTCTGTTTCCGGCAGGACGATCAGGGGTTCATCACTCTGGTCCCGGAAAATTTCCAGCAGGACCGGGTATTCCTGCAGCAGCGCTCCGTATTCCTTGAGGACCTCAATGCGGCTTATTTCCCGGGTACGGGCGCTTGAAGCGGCTTCCAGCGCCTGGACGGCTATTTCATGACTTCTTTCCAGATAGGCCAGATAGTTCTCTTTTACCTTTCGGTAAAGATCCAGGTCCGGAAAGCTGTAATCGGATAGGCTGATATCGAAATCCTGAAGCTGGGGTATCTCACGGGTTATGCGGGCGTTCAGGGCCTCCTCGAAGTCCGCAGCACCCAGGTCGAAATTTTCATCCTCGACAAGCGTACGTAGGGCATCGGCAAAGAGAGTTTTTACATCAGTTTCGATTACCTGGTAGGTTTCAAGAAGAATGTCGCTGTAATCACTGGTTTCAGCGTTTATACCCGCCCTTTGAAAAATCTGCGGTAAGGACTGGGGCCGAAGACGATAACGAAATAAAGCCTTCACACGAAGCGCAAAATCCACTTCTGCATCCGCATAGTTCTCATACGCCCCGGCGGAAGGGAGTTCCCCGTTAAAATCGAGGGAGACAGTCTGCTCCTGAAGGCGTATATGGAACAGACGCAGGTTTGTGGGTAACAATCCCTGCCACATCCACTGAAAGCTTCCCGGGGAGAGAACCGGATGATCATAACCGTTGGTCTTTGTCAGAACGACCCCGTAGGAACCCTCGGGAATACGGAAAGAAACATAGCCGAAATAGAATACCGTAGCGGCAATAATAATGAGAAGGACCAGGGTAAAAATAAACTTCTTCATTCAGGTTACTCTCCAATACCTAATATTTTGGCCATCTGATTGAAATCCTTTACAATTCCATCGGGTTGTATGTGTAAAACGCGGGGCTCAGAGTTTCTCATTCGCAAAGACCGCCTGTCCCCCGCAAACAGAAGGGTCCGCATTCCAAGGGAAGAGGCTGCAGCTATATCGTTGAGCATGTCGTTCCCGACATAGAGTACGCGTGATGGGTGCGCCAGGTATTCTCCGCCGAGATTTACCAAAGCTTTTTTAAACAGAGCGGGATCAGGTTTCGCCATATCTTCACAATACGACCAAATGCACAATTTGTCTTCAAAGACGGAAAAACTCTCTCCAAAAAAATGCTTCATCATAAGGGGGGTATAAAACTGGGCATTGGATACTACACCGATGCGGAAACGGCCCCGAAGCAGTTCCAGAACATCCCTGCTTCCCGGCATCGGCCAGACCCTGTTTCTGGAAAGTTCATGCAGCAGGGCAAGCTCTTCCGCCAGAGTCGATAACTTGGCACTGGAAATGTCTGTATAGATTTTTCCGAGCACCCGCTTCCAGATGGATCTGATTTCCACCTCGGGATGGAGGGTACCCCCCGCTTTTTTCTGCCGATGGTCCTTCAGTATCTCTTCCTTAACGAGCTCATCCACCGGGACGTCCTCAGGAATCAGAAGATCCATCTCCCTGAGGACCATACTGCGAAAAGTGTCGCCTGCTGTATCCTCCATGACGGTTCCCACATCACCGCTGGAACTGATTACCAGGGTACCGTACACATCGAACAATACCGCATCGACGGTATTAAGATCCGGCAGCAGGGCCGGAACGCCTGTTGGTTCGGGTTCCAGAGGAGAACAGTAACGGCAGAAATGTCGTCCGTAATCGACACTGGAGACAGTACTCATTACACGTCATTTTATTCTTTACACCCGTAACTATCAAGATTCATGGCCATTTTTTAAATAGTATGCTACATTTTAGCATCGTGAGATTTTCCGGAACAAGATACTGGTTCATTCACTTTCTTCGCCGTTTGTCTCTTTTTCTTTTTTTGTATGTCTGCATAGTCATGACGGTGTTTGTGATCGGGAATTTCCAGAACTTTCTCGATTCCACCCTGGAGAGAATCCTGCTGATTCTGGAAACCACCGCCATGATCGGCGGCATTTCACTGTTCTTCCTCATTATCCTGAGCCTTTTTCTGGCAGTATTCGGCAGGGAATTATCCATTGCAGTCTGGATAAGCTCTTCTCTGGGACTTTTTACCCTTGTAATGCTGCTCTTTTTTGTAAAATTCCTGAAGGCATGGCTGTATTCTCCGTGAACGAGGTGGTTTTAAAAACCAGGCCCGAGATCCACAGAATCCGTTACGCCTGTACACCCATAGAAGAACTGTTCAGATCTCTTC from the Marispirochaeta aestuarii genome contains:
- a CDS encoding HAD family hydrolase, which gives rise to MSTVSSVDYGRHFCRYCSPLEPEPTGVPALLPDLNTVDAVLFDVYGTLVISSSGDVGTVMEDTAGDTFRSMVLREMDLLIPEDVPVDELVKEEILKDHRQKKAGGTLHPEVEIRSIWKRVLGKIYTDISSAKLSTLAEELALLHELSRNRVWPMPGSRDVLELLRGRFRIGVVSNAQFYTPLMMKHFFGESFSVFEDKLCIWSYCEDMAKPDPALFKKALVNLGGEYLAHPSRVLYVGNDMLNDIAAASSLGMRTLLFAGDRRSLRMRNSEPRVLHIQPDGIVKDFNQMAKILGIGE
- a CDS encoding HIT family protein yields the protein MDYFLNFAKGDYVHGKRPDGCILCKLTRGDTDVSNLIVFCTARFGVSVNLYPFNPGHLLIFSLRHTEDLRTLSDEEQTELWQLRNYLLDMLDSVYQPHAYNVGVNMGLAAGASISHLHEHIIPRYPNEIGIPELMGGKRVLVEDPRKTCERLKSYYEDLPFSIRST
- a CDS encoding DUF5312 family protein, producing MSDVFHELSRSLGDEERKALLKRISDSLNYRTDAEDNIYHKDPNREERKKLIEKEVAALNWLQRFFLWMRMTFSGKPLNQVVSENKLRSIQRRVNRKVPGFAGFDTQVLYPAFALKVFELFKAVLPLREPFKRFWSEGEHFQAILAAVIEERLGEPRQKVEDLITTDEMVEIYSRKGTRAAVRSEFISRLQSYTDTLGDDIFHNLEEEILPVYYIKELVSFPFHSFFEMFHYVPPRDPGESAPFFKTASANLSLDLIERLYYAVYIISKADDKGELNVNLLRRLFSNEDQDDVYSEEQIIQGIKDVIKLGKSFYNDVPLADIIRFFRKDPYYQLIFYMPTMNLKDFYLSILKIRLLSDLDEVFDKVRDTYIERETAKFFKEKRYFNFPYYRVYMSIDYKAADLPFFIHTRSVSLVYNYLKIFYREYMQEIVRILERNVLDQNRITRDLLLSHAANLEDLEDKIKQFDYSLSPDSEDGKLFQRLRFSLAGDPSHQRMYRTLVVQKDREVKTLLDRSHESLEGLSKIFQELILTRSDSIRIQLKSHFLLNGKSTSLESALKHWTRHINDFLILFNQVLRIEKGRSS